A single window of Culicoides brevitarsis isolate CSIRO-B50_1 chromosome 3, AGI_CSIRO_Cbre_v1, whole genome shotgun sequence DNA harbors:
- the LOC134833214 gene encoding endoplasmic reticulum lectin 1 isoform X2, protein MLNLVFVSILSLFVIVKSNEFSGFDDSILHIIKWPGTENIDLDKQQQEEQEEIFLTTHRNEKYRCTIPIITDKDEERKLDTDLQIPSPVELLIPLFLTNSCSYRIESYWTYEVCHGRYIKQFHEEREGKTIKAQDYMLGKWNQTLTEKLLDEYKNIEKEHEKVQFTKVEGVKLPTLSVNMVDGTLCDLNGTPRTTRVMYVCDVQGKNEVYSLKETMTCSYEIIILTPLLCSHPLYKPEKQTENPISCYPAGHAATKPRSLLAMEAESLKTKYQKIGDMQKSSRDHKTYAVFKVDPKDGVLKMEFFEGGLLDEQIKDAISLEQALTGKEVKPKLSAYDLPTDKQPVIDFLEGRTCLNGGSGWWKYELCYGRYVRQYHIDKNGETSLILGAFNRDAHIDWLTKNPHKRPAPKETRTEIVHFYTGGTHCEKTGKPRQTEVKLKCLEKAVSQSSVSLYLLEPRTCEYELSVQSSLICDILHLADENGLVPSMFDKFTATDDDDLSNNNEIDLGN, encoded by the exons atgttaaatttagtATTCGTGTCAATATTAAGCCTTTTTGTGATAGTAAAGTCAAATGAGTTCAGCGGGTTCGACGACTCCATCCTGCACATCATAAAATGGCCGGGAACCGAAAACATTGAC ctggacaaacaacaacaagaggAACAAGAAGAAATCTTCCTCACGACACATCGCAACGAAAAATATCGCTGCACAATTCCCATCATCACGGACAAAGATGAAGAACGAAAACTCGACACAGATTTGCAAATTCCGAGTCCTGTGGAGCTTTTGATTCCACTTTTCCTCACAAATTCCTGTTCCTATCGCATCGAGTCTTATTGGACTTACGAAGTGTGTCACGGGCGGTACATCAAACAATTCCACGAAGAACGCGAAGGAAAGACAATCAAGGCGCAGGACTACATGCTCGGCAAATGGAACCAAACACTCACGGAAAAGCTGCTGGACGAGTACAAAAATATCGAGAAAGAGCACGAAAAAGTGCAATTTACCAAAGTTGAAGGTGTGAAGCTGCCAACGCTGAGTGTGAATATGGTCGATGGCACGTTATGCGATTTGAATGGGACTCCAAGAACGACACGGGTGATGTACGTTTGCGACGTTCAAGGCAAAAATGAGGTTTATTCGTTGAAGGAAACGATGACCTGCAGTTACGAAATCATAATTTTGACGCCGTTGCTGTGTTCGCATCCATTGTACAAGCCGGAAAAGCAAACAGAGAACCCAATCAGTTGCTATCCAGCGGGTCATGCAGCAACAAAACCGAGATCTTTGTTGGCGATGGAAGCGGAAAGTCTGAAAACGAAATATCAGAAAATTGGg GATATGCAAAAGTCCTCCCGAGATCACAAGACTTATGCAGTTTTCAAAGTAGATCCTaag GACGGCGTtctaaaaatggaatttttcgaAGGCGGTTTGCTGGATGAGCAAATAAAGGACGCAATTTCGCTCGAACAGGCACTCACCGGCAAGGAAGTCAAACCAAAACTCTCGGCATACGACTTACCCACCGACAAACAGCCCGTAATTGACTTCCTCGAAGGTCGCACTTGCCTCAACGGGGGCTCCGGATGGTGGAAATACGAACTTTGTTACGGGCGGTACGTGCGGCAATATCACATCGACAAAAACGGCGAAACGAGTCTCATTTTGGGCGCCTTTAATCGTGACGCGCACATCGACTGGCTCACGAAAAACCCCCATAAACGTCCGGCGCCGAAGGAAACTCGCACGGAAATCGTTCATTTCTACACCGGAGGCACACATTGCGAGAAAACGGGAAAACCGCGACAAACGGAGGTCAAATTGAAGTGTTTGGAAAAGGCGGTGAGTCAATCGAGTGTCTCGCTGTACTTGTTGGAGCCACGAACGTGCGAATACGAGTTATCTGTGCAAAGTAGCTTGATTTGCGACATTCTTCATTTGGCCGATGAGAATGGTTTGGTTCCTTCGATGTTTGATAAATTCACAGCGACAGACGATGATGACTTGAGTAACAATAATGAGATCGATTTGGGCAATTAG
- the LOC134833214 gene encoding endoplasmic reticulum lectin 1 isoform X1 yields MLNLVFVSILSLFVIVKSNEFSGFDDSILHIIKWPGTENIDVLDKQQQEEQEEIFLTTHRNEKYRCTIPIITDKDEERKLDTDLQIPSPVELLIPLFLTNSCSYRIESYWTYEVCHGRYIKQFHEEREGKTIKAQDYMLGKWNQTLTEKLLDEYKNIEKEHEKVQFTKVEGVKLPTLSVNMVDGTLCDLNGTPRTTRVMYVCDVQGKNEVYSLKETMTCSYEIIILTPLLCSHPLYKPEKQTENPISCYPAGHAATKPRSLLAMEAESLKTKYQKIGDMQKSSRDHKTYAVFKVDPKDGVLKMEFFEGGLLDEQIKDAISLEQALTGKEVKPKLSAYDLPTDKQPVIDFLEGRTCLNGGSGWWKYELCYGRYVRQYHIDKNGETSLILGAFNRDAHIDWLTKNPHKRPAPKETRTEIVHFYTGGTHCEKTGKPRQTEVKLKCLEKAVSQSSVSLYLLEPRTCEYELSVQSSLICDILHLADENGLVPSMFDKFTATDDDDLSNNNEIDLGN; encoded by the exons atgttaaatttagtATTCGTGTCAATATTAAGCCTTTTTGTGATAGTAAAGTCAAATGAGTTCAGCGGGTTCGACGACTCCATCCTGCACATCATAAAATGGCCGGGAACCGAAAACATTGACGTG ctggacaaacaacaacaagaggAACAAGAAGAAATCTTCCTCACGACACATCGCAACGAAAAATATCGCTGCACAATTCCCATCATCACGGACAAAGATGAAGAACGAAAACTCGACACAGATTTGCAAATTCCGAGTCCTGTGGAGCTTTTGATTCCACTTTTCCTCACAAATTCCTGTTCCTATCGCATCGAGTCTTATTGGACTTACGAAGTGTGTCACGGGCGGTACATCAAACAATTCCACGAAGAACGCGAAGGAAAGACAATCAAGGCGCAGGACTACATGCTCGGCAAATGGAACCAAACACTCACGGAAAAGCTGCTGGACGAGTACAAAAATATCGAGAAAGAGCACGAAAAAGTGCAATTTACCAAAGTTGAAGGTGTGAAGCTGCCAACGCTGAGTGTGAATATGGTCGATGGCACGTTATGCGATTTGAATGGGACTCCAAGAACGACACGGGTGATGTACGTTTGCGACGTTCAAGGCAAAAATGAGGTTTATTCGTTGAAGGAAACGATGACCTGCAGTTACGAAATCATAATTTTGACGCCGTTGCTGTGTTCGCATCCATTGTACAAGCCGGAAAAGCAAACAGAGAACCCAATCAGTTGCTATCCAGCGGGTCATGCAGCAACAAAACCGAGATCTTTGTTGGCGATGGAAGCGGAAAGTCTGAAAACGAAATATCAGAAAATTGGg GATATGCAAAAGTCCTCCCGAGATCACAAGACTTATGCAGTTTTCAAAGTAGATCCTaag GACGGCGTtctaaaaatggaatttttcgaAGGCGGTTTGCTGGATGAGCAAATAAAGGACGCAATTTCGCTCGAACAGGCACTCACCGGCAAGGAAGTCAAACCAAAACTCTCGGCATACGACTTACCCACCGACAAACAGCCCGTAATTGACTTCCTCGAAGGTCGCACTTGCCTCAACGGGGGCTCCGGATGGTGGAAATACGAACTTTGTTACGGGCGGTACGTGCGGCAATATCACATCGACAAAAACGGCGAAACGAGTCTCATTTTGGGCGCCTTTAATCGTGACGCGCACATCGACTGGCTCACGAAAAACCCCCATAAACGTCCGGCGCCGAAGGAAACTCGCACGGAAATCGTTCATTTCTACACCGGAGGCACACATTGCGAGAAAACGGGAAAACCGCGACAAACGGAGGTCAAATTGAAGTGTTTGGAAAAGGCGGTGAGTCAATCGAGTGTCTCGCTGTACTTGTTGGAGCCACGAACGTGCGAATACGAGTTATCTGTGCAAAGTAGCTTGATTTGCGACATTCTTCATTTGGCCGATGAGAATGGTTTGGTTCCTTCGATGTTTGATAAATTCACAGCGACAGACGATGATGACTTGAGTAACAATAATGAGATCGATTTGGGCAATTAG
- the LOC134835123 gene encoding intraflagellar transport protein 43 homolog — MAKPGWGSASETSRRGSDKNTLNALEQERFLSSLDLDTADIPTIPDLDDIQPDKLSDTVKPSTSNFTIKNSIRELDSELLKQTSVEGLDLMILARKCLAKEEDLKEDDVPWTWNSIFVNFSQPEKKDTEPEVQKSD; from the coding sequence atggcaaaaccTGGCTGGGGAAGTGCCTCAGAGACGAGTCGTCGTGGCAGTgacaaaaatacattaaacGCTTTAGAACAAGAACGTTTCTTGAGCTCTTTAGATCTCGACACCGCTGATATTCCAACGATTCCTGACCTCGATGACATTCAACCGGACAAACTTTCGGACACAGTGAAGCCCAGCACGAGCAActtcacaataaaaaactcAATTCGGGAATTAGACTCGGAATTGCTCAAACAAACATCCGTTGAAGGCCTGGATTTGATGATTCTCGCGAGAAAATGTCTCGCCAAAGAGGAAGATTTGAAGGAAGATGACGTCCCATGGACTTGGAACAGTATTTTCGTAAACTTTTCACAACCAGAGAAAAAAGATACCGAACCGGAAGTCcaaaaaagtgattaa
- the LOC134833214 gene encoding endoplasmic reticulum lectin 1 isoform X3 has translation MLNLVFVSILSLFVIVKSNEFSGFDDSILHIIKWPGTENIDVLDKQQQEEQEEIFLTTHRNEKYRCTIPIITDKDEERKLDTDLQIPSPVELLIPLFLTNSCSYRIESYWTYEVCHGRYIKQFHEEREGKTIKAQDYMLGKWNQTLTEKLLDEYKNIEKEHEKVQFTKVEGVKLPTLSVNMVDGTLCDLNGTPRTTRVMYVCDVQGKNEVYSLKETMTCSYEIIILTPLLCSHPLYKPEKQTENPISCYPAGHAATKPRSLLAMEAESLKTKYQKIGDGVLKMEFFEGGLLDEQIKDAISLEQALTGKEVKPKLSAYDLPTDKQPVIDFLEGRTCLNGGSGWWKYELCYGRYVRQYHIDKNGETSLILGAFNRDAHIDWLTKNPHKRPAPKETRTEIVHFYTGGTHCEKTGKPRQTEVKLKCLEKAVSQSSVSLYLLEPRTCEYELSVQSSLICDILHLADENGLVPSMFDKFTATDDDDLSNNNEIDLGN, from the exons atgttaaatttagtATTCGTGTCAATATTAAGCCTTTTTGTGATAGTAAAGTCAAATGAGTTCAGCGGGTTCGACGACTCCATCCTGCACATCATAAAATGGCCGGGAACCGAAAACATTGACGTG ctggacaaacaacaacaagaggAACAAGAAGAAATCTTCCTCACGACACATCGCAACGAAAAATATCGCTGCACAATTCCCATCATCACGGACAAAGATGAAGAACGAAAACTCGACACAGATTTGCAAATTCCGAGTCCTGTGGAGCTTTTGATTCCACTTTTCCTCACAAATTCCTGTTCCTATCGCATCGAGTCTTATTGGACTTACGAAGTGTGTCACGGGCGGTACATCAAACAATTCCACGAAGAACGCGAAGGAAAGACAATCAAGGCGCAGGACTACATGCTCGGCAAATGGAACCAAACACTCACGGAAAAGCTGCTGGACGAGTACAAAAATATCGAGAAAGAGCACGAAAAAGTGCAATTTACCAAAGTTGAAGGTGTGAAGCTGCCAACGCTGAGTGTGAATATGGTCGATGGCACGTTATGCGATTTGAATGGGACTCCAAGAACGACACGGGTGATGTACGTTTGCGACGTTCAAGGCAAAAATGAGGTTTATTCGTTGAAGGAAACGATGACCTGCAGTTACGAAATCATAATTTTGACGCCGTTGCTGTGTTCGCATCCATTGTACAAGCCGGAAAAGCAAACAGAGAACCCAATCAGTTGCTATCCAGCGGGTCATGCAGCAACAAAACCGAGATCTTTGTTGGCGATGGAAGCGGAAAGTCTGAAAACGAAATATCAGAAAATTGGg GACGGCGTtctaaaaatggaatttttcgaAGGCGGTTTGCTGGATGAGCAAATAAAGGACGCAATTTCGCTCGAACAGGCACTCACCGGCAAGGAAGTCAAACCAAAACTCTCGGCATACGACTTACCCACCGACAAACAGCCCGTAATTGACTTCCTCGAAGGTCGCACTTGCCTCAACGGGGGCTCCGGATGGTGGAAATACGAACTTTGTTACGGGCGGTACGTGCGGCAATATCACATCGACAAAAACGGCGAAACGAGTCTCATTTTGGGCGCCTTTAATCGTGACGCGCACATCGACTGGCTCACGAAAAACCCCCATAAACGTCCGGCGCCGAAGGAAACTCGCACGGAAATCGTTCATTTCTACACCGGAGGCACACATTGCGAGAAAACGGGAAAACCGCGACAAACGGAGGTCAAATTGAAGTGTTTGGAAAAGGCGGTGAGTCAATCGAGTGTCTCGCTGTACTTGTTGGAGCCACGAACGTGCGAATACGAGTTATCTGTGCAAAGTAGCTTGATTTGCGACATTCTTCATTTGGCCGATGAGAATGGTTTGGTTCCTTCGATGTTTGATAAATTCACAGCGACAGACGATGATGACTTGAGTAACAATAATGAGATCGATTTGGGCAATTAG